The following are encoded together in the Gilvimarinus sp. DA14 genome:
- a CDS encoding MFS transporter yields the protein MLDNSNRVRHPWLAALDNYRDLRLLYIFLLGCSSGFPFVLIGSNLSGWLTDSGIARAQVGLLYSVFAVYAINFLWAPLLDRIQLPGICRLLGLRRGWIFTLQAIMLLATVVLASLDPNHDLFVLSLLALLIATCSATHDIAIDAYRIDIIGKDAGKVPAASAVSIVGWWTGYSLPGYLAFANADSVGWAGVYAWMAVILGVLMVFTLVVREPASDRQALQQQAQLRYQGMLDAGNSPWGRALVWLTVTVVEPFAEFFRRNGVRLALAILLFVFLFKIGEAFLGRMSIVFYREIGYSNEQIAHYSKLVGWGLTIVFTLLGSTINIRYGIVRGLFIGGVAMAASNLMFAWIALAGPKENLFLAAIVVDNFCAAFSTVAFVSLLTWLTGRAFSGAQYALLASLGSLGRTTLASGSGFLVDALHGNWALFFVLTALMVIPGLVLLVFIGKKLRD from the coding sequence ATGCTGGATAATTCCAATCGCGTCCGCCACCCTTGGCTAGCGGCGCTTGATAACTACCGCGATCTGCGACTGCTGTATATTTTCTTGCTGGGCTGCTCGTCCGGTTTTCCCTTCGTTCTTATTGGTTCTAATTTAAGCGGTTGGCTAACGGACAGTGGTATCGCCCGCGCGCAGGTGGGTTTGCTGTATTCGGTGTTTGCGGTCTACGCCATCAATTTTCTTTGGGCGCCACTATTGGACCGCATTCAGCTGCCGGGTATTTGCCGTTTGCTGGGTTTGCGGCGCGGTTGGATCTTTACCCTGCAGGCAATCATGCTACTCGCGACCGTGGTTTTAGCCTCGCTTGATCCGAACCACGATCTGTTTGTGTTGTCCTTACTGGCGCTGCTAATTGCCACCTGTTCGGCCACTCACGATATCGCGATTGATGCCTACCGCATTGACATCATCGGCAAAGATGCCGGCAAGGTGCCGGCGGCTTCGGCAGTCAGTATTGTCGGCTGGTGGACTGGCTACTCGCTCCCCGGCTATCTGGCGTTTGCCAATGCAGACTCGGTGGGGTGGGCCGGAGTGTATGCCTGGATGGCGGTGATACTCGGGGTGTTAATGGTATTTACCCTGGTAGTGAGGGAGCCTGCGAGCGACCGTCAGGCTTTACAGCAGCAGGCGCAGTTGCGGTATCAGGGCATGTTGGACGCGGGCAATTCCCCCTGGGGGCGGGCGCTGGTCTGGCTGACGGTGACGGTAGTGGAGCCCTTTGCCGAATTTTTTCGTCGCAACGGTGTACGCCTGGCGCTCGCGATTTTGTTGTTTGTGTTTTTGTTCAAGATTGGTGAGGCCTTTTTAGGGCGGATGTCTATCGTGTTTTACCGCGAGATTGGCTACTCCAATGAGCAGATCGCCCACTACTCCAAACTCGTGGGGTGGGGGCTGACCATTGTCTTTACCCTGCTGGGCAGCACCATTAACATTCGCTACGGTATTGTGCGCGGTCTGTTTATTGGCGGTGTCGCCATGGCCGCGAGCAATTTAATGTTCGCCTGGATTGCCTTGGCCGGGCCCAAAGAGAACTTATTTTTAGCCGCCATTGTGGTGGACAACTTTTGCGCTGCCTTTTCTACCGTGGCGTTTGTGTCGCTGCTTACGTGGTTGACGGGCAGGGCTTTCTCGGGGGCTCAGTATGCGCTTTTGGCATCACTCGGCAGTCTAGGGCGCACGACCCTGGCCTCGGGCAGTGGTTTTTTAGTGGATGCCTTGCATGGCAATTGGGCGTTGTTTTTTGTTCTGACGGCGCTGATGGTGATACCTGGTCTGGTGCTTTTAGTGTTTATCGGTAAAAAGTTGCGCGATTAA
- a CDS encoding MGMT family protein, which yields MPNSDSAQALYTALAHVPEGQVVTYGQLARLAGRPGAARWAGRLLRELPTDSTLPWHRVVNAAGRISLPLDSGGQRQLDRLAAEGIHRQGASLLRHCQYRG from the coding sequence ATGCCCAATTCTGATTCAGCCCAAGCGCTCTACACCGCGCTCGCCCATGTTCCTGAAGGTCAGGTTGTCACCTACGGTCAGCTGGCCCGCCTGGCCGGTCGGCCGGGGGCCGCGCGCTGGGCAGGTCGTCTGTTAAGAGAACTGCCCACGGACTCAACACTGCCCTGGCACCGGGTGGTCAACGCCGCCGGGCGCATCTCTCTGCCACTTGATAGCGGTGGCCAACGCCAGCTCGACCGTCTGGCGGCCGAAGGTATTCATAGGCAAGGCGCGAGCTTATTAAGGCACTGCCAATACCGCGGTTAA
- a CDS encoding DUF481 domain-containing protein, with protein MRRLIAYSLLLLLCWFPGARAGVVELFNGDRLEGDFVRLEGDKLVWASGNFGEVKIDRSKIKNMTTTMPMKISGSDTPCLIDGMKQEYLFYTCGGDPDQRSAPLAALEIMLPFESHIEGEYTLKGKFSLSGFYAEGNDVRRDIKSKATTEYRRSEFRHNGSLEYASYSSDNEAPDEIWAARYIVDWFFRERWFWNNDISFGADESRAVQRYSQIGSGTGFQVWESSERALAFTAGLSYLNERYEIPEEPEDDFERVNERFAGRLGTNFRYKLPLGISFFHENELFQSLEDSNDWRLVTNTGVSTLIAGELYSELKVDYNVDNEPQPDKTREDTRVLVGVSYEW; from the coding sequence ATGAGACGGTTAATAGCATACAGTTTACTGCTTTTGCTCTGCTGGTTTCCCGGCGCTCGGGCCGGCGTGGTCGAGCTGTTTAACGGCGATCGGCTGGAAGGGGATTTTGTGCGTCTGGAGGGCGACAAATTGGTGTGGGCCTCGGGCAATTTCGGTGAGGTTAAAATAGATCGCAGTAAAATTAAAAATATGACCACCACCATGCCGATGAAAATCAGCGGCAGTGACACGCCCTGCTTGATTGACGGCATGAAACAGGAGTACCTGTTTTACACCTGCGGAGGGGACCCGGATCAGCGCAGCGCACCTTTGGCGGCGTTAGAAATCATGCTTCCGTTCGAAAGTCACATTGAAGGCGAGTACACCCTCAAAGGCAAATTCAGTCTGTCGGGCTTTTACGCCGAGGGTAACGACGTGCGCCGGGATATAAAATCCAAGGCCACTACTGAGTATCGCCGCAGTGAGTTTCGTCATAATGGCTCATTGGAGTACGCCAGTTATTCATCGGATAACGAGGCGCCGGATGAAATCTGGGCCGCTCGCTATATTGTCGACTGGTTTTTTCGCGAGCGCTGGTTCTGGAACAATGATATTTCTTTCGGTGCGGACGAGTCGCGCGCGGTGCAGCGCTACTCTCAAATTGGTAGCGGTACCGGTTTTCAGGTGTGGGAAAGCAGCGAGCGTGCCCTGGCCTTTACCGCCGGTTTAAGTTATCTGAATGAGCGCTATGAGATACCGGAGGAGCCGGAGGATGATTTTGAAAGAGTTAACGAGCGCTTTGCCGGCCGCCTGGGGACCAACTTTCGCTATAAACTTCCCCTGGGAATTTCCTTTTTTCACGAAAATGAATTGTTTCAGTCGCTGGAAGACAGTAACGACTGGCGTCTGGTAACTAATACCGGGGTGAGCACCTTAATAGCCGGGGAACTGTACTCCGAGCTGAAAGTCGATTACAACGTCGACAATGAGCCCCAGCCCGATAAAACCCGAGAAGACACCCGAGTACTCGTGGGTGTCAGTTACGAATGGTGA
- a CDS encoding FxsA family protein: protein MPVFLVLFIVIPLIEIALFIQVGDEIGVLATVGLIILTAVIGVALLRWQGVATLLRARSRMASGELPAREMIEGVMLAIAGAFLLTPGFFTDTLGFLLLIPMSRRWIIHTWGDKIKVQGASQRGAFYRASEDEHTFEGEYRRTDSTNPTDRELPKK, encoded by the coding sequence ATGCCTGTATTCTTAGTCTTGTTTATTGTTATTCCTCTGATAGAAATCGCCCTGTTTATTCAGGTGGGGGATGAAATTGGTGTGCTCGCCACCGTGGGGCTGATTATCCTCACCGCTGTTATCGGCGTCGCATTACTGCGCTGGCAGGGGGTTGCAACCTTGTTGCGGGCGCGCAGCCGCATGGCCAGCGGCGAGCTGCCAGCGCGGGAAATGATCGAAGGGGTGATGCTGGCCATTGCCGGCGCCTTTTTGCTGACGCCCGGCTTTTTCACCGACACCCTGGGCTTTTTACTTCTGATCCCGATGAGTCGGCGCTGGATTATTCACACCTGGGGCGACAAGATTAAAGTCCAGGGCGCGTCACAGCGGGGAGCTTTTTACCGCGCCTCTGAAGATGAACACACCTTTGAAGGTGAGTACCGCCGCACCGATAGCACCAACCCCACTGATAGAGAGTTGCCTAAAAAGTAG
- the groES gene encoding co-chaperone GroES — MNIRPLHDRVVVRRKEEEEKTAGGIVLPGSAKEKPNQGEVVAVGNGRVLDNGEVRAVDVKVGDVVVFGKYAGSDTIEIDGEELVILSESDIKAVLS, encoded by the coding sequence ATGAATATTCGTCCTTTACACGATCGCGTTGTGGTTCGCCGCAAGGAAGAAGAGGAAAAAACCGCCGGTGGTATCGTTCTGCCGGGTTCGGCCAAGGAAAAGCCCAATCAGGGTGAAGTCGTTGCCGTAGGCAATGGCCGTGTGCTGGATAACGGTGAAGTTCGCGCTGTAGATGTAAAAGTGGGTGACGTTGTGGTTTTCGGTAAGTACGCCGGTAGTGACACCATTGAAATCGACGGTGAAGAACTGGTGATTCTGAGCGAGAGCGACATTAAGGCCGTGTTGTCTTAA
- the groL gene encoding chaperonin GroEL (60 kDa chaperone family; promotes refolding of misfolded polypeptides especially under stressful conditions; forms two stacked rings of heptamers to form a barrel-shaped 14mer; ends can be capped by GroES; misfolded proteins enter the barrel where they are refolded when GroES binds) produces MSAKEVKFGDSARQRMAKGVNILADAVKATLGPKGRNVVLEKSFGAPTVTKDGVSVAKEISLEDKFENMGAQMVKEVASKASDDAGDGTTTATVLAQSIVNEGLKSVAAGMNPMDLKRGIDKAVTAAVAHIQSIAQPCDTPKAIAQVGTISANSDSHVGDIIAEAMGKVGKEGVITVEEGTSLENELDVVEGMQFDRGYLSPYFITNQDNMMVEQDDPFILLVDKKISNIRELLPTLEAVAKAGKPLVIVAEDVEGEALATLVVNNMRGIVKVSACKAPGFGDRRKAMLQDIAVLTGGTVISEEVGLDLESITLEHLGTAKRVTMSKENTTIVDGAGDAKEIESRVAQIRTQIEETSSDYDREKLQERVAKLAGGVAVIKVGAATEIEMKEKKARVEDALHATRAAVEEGVVPGGGTALLRAVAAILDLKGDNEEQDAGIAIARRAMEAPLRQIVTNAGEEASVVAEAVRKGEGNFGFNAATGEYGDMLEMGILDPAKVTRTALQAAGSVAGLMITTEAMVADKPDEKGAGGAPDMGGMGGMGGMGGMM; encoded by the coding sequence ATGTCTGCAAAAGAAGTGAAGTTTGGTGACAGCGCTCGTCAGCGTATGGCCAAAGGTGTAAACATTCTGGCTGATGCCGTTAAAGCCACTTTGGGTCCCAAGGGCCGTAACGTGGTACTGGAGAAATCTTTCGGCGCCCCTACCGTAACCAAAGACGGTGTATCGGTCGCTAAAGAAATTTCTCTGGAAGACAAATTTGAAAACATGGGCGCGCAGATGGTGAAAGAGGTTGCCTCTAAAGCCTCTGACGATGCCGGTGACGGTACCACCACTGCTACCGTTCTGGCCCAGTCCATTGTTAACGAAGGCTTGAAATCAGTGGCCGCGGGTATGAACCCGATGGATCTGAAGCGCGGTATCGATAAAGCCGTGACCGCCGCTGTGGCGCACATTCAGTCTATCGCTCAGCCTTGCGATACCCCTAAAGCCATCGCTCAGGTAGGTACTATTTCTGCGAACAGTGATTCTCACGTGGGTGACATCATCGCCGAGGCCATGGGCAAAGTCGGTAAAGAAGGTGTTATTACCGTAGAAGAGGGCACCAGCCTGGAGAACGAGCTGGACGTGGTTGAAGGTATGCAGTTTGACCGCGGTTACCTGTCGCCTTACTTCATCACCAACCAGGACAACATGATGGTTGAGCAGGACGACCCCTTCATCCTGCTGGTAGACAAGAAAATCTCGAACATCCGCGAGTTGCTGCCAACTCTGGAAGCCGTAGCAAAAGCCGGTAAGCCTTTGGTGATCGTTGCCGAAGACGTGGAAGGCGAAGCTCTGGCCACTCTGGTGGTAAACAACATGCGCGGCATCGTGAAAGTATCTGCGTGTAAAGCGCCTGGCTTCGGCGATCGTCGCAAAGCCATGCTGCAGGATATCGCTGTGCTGACCGGCGGCACCGTAATCAGTGAAGAAGTGGGTCTGGATCTGGAAAGCATCACTCTGGAGCACCTGGGTACTGCCAAGCGTGTGACCATGAGCAAAGAGAACACCACCATTGTTGACGGTGCTGGCGATGCCAAAGAAATCGAATCTCGCGTAGCGCAAATTCGCACTCAGATCGAAGAAACGTCTTCTGATTACGACCGCGAAAAACTGCAAGAGCGCGTAGCCAAACTTGCTGGCGGTGTTGCGGTAATCAAGGTCGGTGCCGCTACCGAAATCGAAATGAAAGAGAAAAAAGCCCGCGTTGAAGACGCACTGCACGCTACCCGCGCTGCGGTTGAAGAGGGTGTTGTGCCTGGCGGTGGTACCGCTCTGCTGCGCGCTGTTGCGGCCATCTTGGATCTGAAAGGCGACAACGAAGAGCAAGACGCCGGTATCGCTATCGCCCGTCGTGCGATGGAAGCTCCGCTGCGTCAAATCGTGACCAACGCCGGTGAAGAAGCCTCTGTGGTGGCTGAAGCGGTGCGCAAAGGCGAAGGCAACTTCGGCTTTAATGCGGCTACCGGTGAGTACGGCGATATGCTGGAAATGGGTATCCTCGACCCCGCCAAGGTAACTCGTACTGCTCTGCAGGCGGCCGGCTCAGTGGCAGGCTTGATGATTACCACCGAAGCTATGGTGGCTGATAAGCCCGATGAGAAAGGCGCTGGTGGTGCCCCAGATATGGGCGGCATGGGCGGCATGGGTGGTATGGGCGGCATGATGTAA
- the sodB gene encoding superoxide dismutase [Fe], translating to MAFELPELPYAKDALAPHISEETLEFHYGKHHKTYVDKLNAAVPGTEFEGKSLEEVIKSSSGGVFNNAAQVWNHTFYWNCLSPNGGGEATGAVAAAIDSAFGSFDKFKEEFTNSAIGNFGSGWTWLVKKADGSVAIVNTSNAETPLTDESVTPLLTVDVWEHAYYIDYRNARPKYMDAFWALVNWDFVNQNFA from the coding sequence ATGGCTTTTGAATTACCGGAACTGCCCTACGCGAAAGACGCTTTGGCTCCGCACATTTCTGAAGAAACCCTGGAATTTCACTACGGCAAACACCACAAGACTTACGTTGATAAGCTCAACGCCGCCGTACCGGGTACTGAATTTGAAGGTAAAAGCCTGGAAGAGGTGATTAAGTCGTCTTCTGGTGGTGTTTTTAACAACGCCGCTCAGGTATGGAACCACACCTTCTACTGGAACTGCCTGAGCCCCAATGGCGGCGGTGAAGCAACTGGCGCCGTTGCCGCAGCGATCGACAGCGCTTTTGGATCTTTTGACAAGTTCAAAGAAGAGTTCACCAATTCTGCCATTGGCAACTTTGGCTCTGGCTGGACTTGGTTGGTGAAAAAAGCCGATGGTTCGGTTGCCATTGTAAACACTTCTAACGCCGAAACTCCGCTGACCGACGAGTCAGTGACTCCGCTGTTGACCGTGGATGTGTGGGAGCACGCCTACTACATCGACTACCGCAATGCTCGTCCTAAGTACATGGACGCATTCTGGGCACTGGTGAACTGGGATTTTGTGAACCAAAACTTCGCATAA
- a CDS encoding fumarate hydratase, which produces MTTVIKEADFIESVADALQFISYYHPVDFIQAVNQAYEREANPAAKDAMAQILINSRMCAMGHRPICQDTGIVTVFVTVGMDVQWDTTQSLTDMVNEGVRRAYNHPDNVLRASILEDPDGSRKNTGDNTPAVIHYNIVPGNEVDVHVAAKGGGSEAKTKFAMLNPSDSVVEWVLDMVPKMGAGWCPPGMLGIGIGGTAEKAMLLAKEALLDPVDIQDLQAKGADNRSEELRLELYDKVNRLGIGAQGLGGLTTVLDVKVKDYPTHAANKAVAIIPNCAATRHAHFTLKGDGPALQTPPSLDDWPEISWEVSDTVRRVNLDEVTAEDVKTWQPGDTILLSGKMLTGRDAAHKKMVDMLAKGEQLPVDLTGRFIYYVGPVDPVRDEVVGPAGPTTATRMDKFTRTMLEQTGLLGMIGKAERGPAAIEAIRDNESVYLMAVGGAAYLVAQAIKSAKVLGFPELGMEAIYEFEVKDMPVTVAVDSKGESVHQTGPQEWRAKIEEGVVTVA; this is translated from the coding sequence ATGACCACCGTGATTAAAGAAGCCGATTTTATCGAGAGCGTCGCCGACGCTCTCCAGTTTATCTCCTATTATCACCCCGTCGATTTTATCCAAGCCGTCAATCAGGCCTACGAGCGCGAGGCTAACCCCGCCGCAAAAGACGCCATGGCGCAGATTCTGATTAATTCGCGCATGTGCGCTATGGGCCACCGGCCTATTTGTCAGGATACCGGCATTGTGACCGTGTTTGTCACCGTGGGTATGGACGTTCAATGGGACACTACCCAGAGCCTGACCGATATGGTCAATGAAGGCGTGCGCCGCGCCTACAACCACCCGGATAACGTCCTGCGCGCGTCGATCCTGGAAGATCCGGACGGCTCGCGGAAAAATACCGGCGATAACACCCCGGCGGTGATTCATTACAATATTGTGCCCGGCAACGAAGTTGACGTTCACGTCGCTGCTAAAGGCGGCGGCAGCGAGGCTAAAACCAAATTTGCCATGCTCAACCCGTCTGATTCCGTGGTGGAGTGGGTGCTGGATATGGTGCCGAAAATGGGTGCCGGCTGGTGTCCTCCCGGCATGCTCGGCATTGGCATTGGCGGCACGGCGGAAAAAGCCATGTTACTCGCCAAAGAGGCTTTGCTCGATCCCGTGGACATTCAAGATCTGCAGGCCAAGGGTGCCGATAACCGCAGCGAAGAACTGCGCCTGGAGCTGTATGACAAGGTGAACCGTCTGGGAATTGGTGCCCAGGGGCTGGGCGGCTTGACCACAGTGTTGGATGTTAAAGTCAAAGACTACCCCACCCACGCGGCCAACAAAGCCGTGGCAATTATCCCCAATTGCGCCGCTACCCGTCATGCGCACTTTACTCTGAAAGGTGATGGCCCTGCATTGCAGACGCCACCATCGCTGGACGACTGGCCTGAGATCAGCTGGGAAGTGTCAGATACCGTGCGCCGGGTCAACCTGGATGAGGTCACCGCCGAGGACGTAAAAACCTGGCAGCCTGGCGATACTATTTTGCTGTCCGGAAAAATGCTTACTGGCCGCGATGCCGCGCACAAGAAGATGGTGGATATGCTGGCCAAGGGTGAGCAGTTGCCGGTGGACTTAACCGGACGCTTTATTTATTACGTGGGCCCGGTAGATCCAGTGCGCGACGAAGTTGTTGGCCCGGCGGGCCCCACTACCGCCACCCGTATGGATAAATTTACGCGAACTATGCTCGAGCAAACCGGTCTGTTAGGCATGATCGGTAAAGCGGAGCGAGGCCCCGCTGCGATTGAAGCTATCCGCGACAATGAATCTGTCTATCTGATGGCCGTGGGGGGCGCTGCCTACCTAGTGGCCCAGGCGATTAAATCCGCTAAGGTGCTGGGCTTCCCAGAATTGGGCATGGAAGCTATTTACGAGTTTGAGGTAAAGGATATGCCTGTTACTGTGGCGGTAGACAGTAAAGGCGAGTCGGTGCACCAGACCGGCCCGCAGGAATGGCGCGCCAAGATCGAAGAAGGCGTTGTTACTGTTGCTTGA
- a CDS encoding 4a-hydroxytetrahydrobiopterin dehydratase has protein sequence MSELHEQQCEACRADAPKLDEQQIAELQQSLPQWQVVHHDDIPVLTREFKFDNFVQALAFTNAVGELAEQHQHHPALTTEWGKVKVEWWTHKIKGLHRNDFVMAAKTDKCR, from the coding sequence ATGTCAGAACTTCACGAGCAACAATGTGAGGCTTGCCGCGCCGATGCGCCTAAGTTGGACGAGCAGCAAATTGCCGAATTGCAGCAAAGCTTACCCCAGTGGCAGGTGGTGCATCATGACGATATTCCCGTGCTAACCCGGGAGTTTAAGTTTGACAATTTTGTCCAGGCATTGGCCTTCACCAACGCCGTCGGCGAGCTGGCCGAGCAGCATCAACACCACCCGGCGCTCACTACTGAGTGGGGCAAGGTAAAGGTTGAGTGGTGGACCCACAAGATAAAGGGATTGCATCGGAACGATTTTGTTATGGCAGCAAAGACGGATAAATGCCGGTAG
- a CDS encoding sulfotransferase family 2 domain-containing protein: MRKVIFHYHLFKNAGTSIDSIFRSLFASGISQEKEFPEGIKRNRACVKAWISEQKSCLYFSSHTAYLPPPRFLFTRVLPIIFVRHPLDRVASVYEFESRSAGSDFGSALARKTDFSGYLNARLAVPLDRQCRNFHAQKLAFMYGERHGPDIVRAEKAIRCLPFVGVVDRFAESLMVLQSWLKREGVIGADVVLEPQWKNATQSRKYELDQRLVSMEEGLAPSTFSRLLEANQDDLQVYQLANEKLDRALLGCS; the protein is encoded by the coding sequence ATGCGAAAAGTTATTTTTCACTATCATTTGTTTAAAAATGCAGGCACATCCATCGACTCTATTTTTCGTTCGTTGTTTGCGTCAGGCATTTCACAGGAAAAAGAGTTTCCTGAGGGAATTAAGCGCAATAGGGCGTGTGTCAAAGCTTGGATATCAGAGCAAAAGAGCTGTCTTTACTTCTCATCTCATACGGCATATTTACCGCCACCAAGGTTTTTGTTTACCAGGGTGCTGCCTATTATCTTTGTGAGGCACCCCCTTGATAGGGTTGCTTCTGTGTATGAGTTTGAAAGCCGAAGTGCCGGTAGTGATTTTGGCTCTGCTCTGGCCCGAAAAACCGATTTTTCGGGTTATCTTAACGCTCGCTTGGCGGTTCCTCTTGATCGGCAATGTAGAAACTTTCACGCGCAGAAGCTGGCGTTTATGTATGGTGAAAGACATGGGCCAGATATAGTGCGAGCTGAGAAAGCGATTCGCTGCTTGCCGTTTGTGGGTGTGGTAGACAGATTCGCTGAGTCACTGATGGTGCTGCAGTCCTGGTTGAAGCGAGAAGGTGTCATAGGGGCTGACGTAGTGCTTGAGCCGCAATGGAAAAATGCAACGCAAAGTCGTAAATACGAATTAGATCAGCGGCTGGTGTCAATGGAGGAGGGTTTGGCGCCCTCAACTTTTAGTAGGCTGTTAGAGGCAAATCAAGATGATTTGCAGGTTTATCAGCTGGCAAATGAAAAACTGGACAGAGCGCTTTTAGGGTGTTCTTAA
- the can gene encoding carbonate dehydratase, whose protein sequence is MSNLDHLFKQNAEWAERIKSEDPEFFAKLSEQQTPEYLWIGCSDSRVPANQIVDLMPGDVFVHRNVANLVVHTDLNCLSVMQFAVEVLKVKHIMVTGHYGCGGVKASMQNQQVGIVDYWIRNIRDVYYNHQDELEAIGDEEKRLERLVELNVMQQVANVSHTNIVQNAWARGQELTLHGWCYSIKDGIIRNLMDSISGPEDLSERYRLI, encoded by the coding sequence ATGTCGAACCTAGATCACCTTTTTAAGCAAAACGCCGAGTGGGCGGAGCGGATCAAATCCGAAGACCCTGAATTTTTTGCCAAACTGTCTGAACAACAAACCCCCGAATACCTCTGGATCGGCTGCTCCGACAGCCGCGTGCCGGCCAACCAAATTGTCGATTTGATGCCCGGAGATGTGTTCGTGCACCGCAATGTCGCCAACCTGGTGGTGCATACGGACTTGAACTGCCTGTCGGTGATGCAATTCGCCGTAGAAGTGTTAAAAGTGAAACATATTATGGTAACGGGACACTACGGCTGCGGTGGTGTTAAAGCCTCAATGCAAAACCAACAAGTAGGCATTGTCGACTACTGGATTCGCAATATCCGCGACGTGTACTACAACCACCAGGATGAACTGGAAGCTATCGGCGATGAAGAGAAGCGCCTGGAACGCTTGGTTGAGCTGAACGTGATGCAGCAGGTGGCCAATGTCTCCCACACCAACATTGTGCAAAACGCCTGGGCACGTGGCCAGGAGCTCACCCTGCACGGCTGGTGCTACAGCATTAAGGACGGCATTATCCGCAATTTGATGGACTCAATTAGCGGCCCAGAAGATTTAAGCGAGAGATATCGTTTAATCTAA
- the sbcB gene encoding exodeoxyribonuclease I translates to MAAGGFSFYWHDYETWGEVPAIDRPSQFAGVRTDADLNVIGEPLMIYCKPPQDLLPKPAACLVTGLSPQLAQERGLCEAEFMAQIAAELGAPGTCGVGYNSIRFDDEVTRYNLYRNFYDPYEREWKNGNSRWDLIDVMRMARALRPEGITWPNYEDGTPCFKLEALTAANNLEHGSAHDALSDVYATIALARLLKTAQPKLFEYALKLRNKRFAAGQLDVDGLKPVLHISSRFPSAQGNAALVVPLAWHPQNKNSVIAFNLSSDPQALLNLASEALAERLFVATSELPEGVERLALKEIHLNKSPMVLPLTALDEATAARLGLDRNLCERHWQTFYNLSVAELAELRKKLADLYQLGQFAPRTDPEQMLYEGFFSDHDRALMRKIRNSSPEALGGEFDFHDGRLPELLFRYRARNFPHTLTPDEAERWRRFCYRRLTDPAAGASLVKSDFDRLMAELLQGGEVTPSQRQLLEEVTAFANHQLAVAGG, encoded by the coding sequence ATGGCAGCGGGCGGTTTTAGCTTTTATTGGCACGACTATGAAACCTGGGGCGAGGTGCCCGCCATTGACAGGCCCTCGCAGTTTGCCGGGGTGCGTACCGATGCCGACCTAAATGTTATTGGCGAGCCGCTGATGATTTACTGCAAGCCGCCGCAGGATTTGCTGCCCAAGCCCGCCGCCTGTTTGGTGACTGGTCTGAGCCCGCAGCTGGCCCAGGAGCGGGGATTGTGCGAGGCGGAATTCATGGCGCAAATCGCCGCTGAACTGGGGGCTCCCGGCACCTGTGGCGTGGGTTATAACTCTATTCGTTTTGATGATGAAGTCACCCGCTACAACCTCTACCGAAATTTTTACGACCCCTATGAGCGCGAGTGGAAAAACGGTAATTCGCGCTGGGATTTAATTGATGTCATGCGTATGGCGCGCGCCCTGAGACCCGAGGGCATTACCTGGCCCAACTACGAAGATGGCACCCCGTGTTTTAAGCTGGAGGCCTTGACGGCGGCGAATAATCTGGAGCACGGTTCGGCGCACGACGCCCTGAGTGATGTTTACGCCACAATTGCTCTGGCCCGGCTGTTAAAGACCGCTCAGCCCAAGCTGTTTGAATACGCCTTAAAATTGCGCAATAAACGGTTTGCGGCGGGGCAACTGGATGTCGACGGTCTCAAGCCGGTGTTGCACATTTCATCGCGTTTCCCGTCTGCCCAGGGTAATGCAGCCCTGGTGGTTCCCCTGGCCTGGCATCCCCAAAACAAGAACAGTGTGATTGCTTTTAACCTCAGCAGTGATCCGCAAGCGCTGCTTAATCTTGCTTCGGAGGCGCTTGCCGAGCGATTGTTTGTGGCGACCAGTGAGTTACCCGAAGGTGTCGAGCGGTTGGCACTTAAGGAAATTCATTTGAATAAAAGTCCCATGGTTTTGCCGCTCACCGCCCTGGATGAGGCGACAGCTGCGCGCCTGGGGCTGGATCGCAACCTGTGTGAGCGCCACTGGCAAACCTTTTACAACTTATCTGTGGCAGAGCTGGCCGAGTTGCGTAAGAAGCTTGCGGATTTGTATCAGCTGGGGCAGTTTGCGCCGCGTACCGATCCCGAGCAGATGCTATACGAGGGTTTTTTCTCCGATCACGACCGGGCGTTGATGCGCAAGATTCGCAATTCGTCCCCTGAGGCCTTGGGCGGGGAGTTCGACTTTCACGACGGGCGCCTGCCCGAGCTTTTGTTTCGCTACCGTGCGCGTAACTTCCCGCACACCTTGACCCCGGACGAGGCCGAGCGCTGGCGGCGTTTTTGCTATCGTCGCCTGACCGATCCGGCGGCGGGCGCATCGCTGGTGAAAAGCGATTTTGACCGGTTAATGGCTGAGCTTCTGCAGGGCGGCGAAGTAACTCCCTCGCAGCGTCAGCTACTGGAAGAAGTGACCGCATTCGCCAATCATCAGCTGGCCGTGGCGGGCGGGTAA